A part of Microbacterium terregens genomic DNA contains:
- a CDS encoding DUF4287 domain-containing protein translates to MSFQAYLDTIEKKTGLTPRQFLEIAHERGLDAPTVRAGEILAWLHEDYDLGRGHGMALVHVIQKGPVISTKHVGTDGVHRDESDVLWLDGIASKPQ, encoded by the coding sequence ATGTCGTTCCAGGCGTACTTGGACACCATCGAGAAGAAGACGGGCCTCACACCGCGGCAGTTCCTCGAGATTGCGCACGAACGCGGTTTGGACGCTCCCACCGTCCGTGCCGGGGAGATCCTCGCTTGGCTCCATGAGGACTACGACCTGGGACGCGGTCATGGAATGGCCCTCGTGCACGTGATTCAGAAGGGGCCGGTCATCAGCACCAAGCACGTCGGCACTGACGGGGTCCACCGTGATGAGTCGGACGTCCTCTGGCTGGACGGGATCGCCAGCAAGCCGCAATAG
- a CDS encoding class II glutamine amidotransferase, whose amino-acid sequence MCRWLAYRGEPLQPSLLILDAQHSLVAQSLNSPLGAETVNGDGFGLGWYPADAEAGGIPAVFRSIEPAWYDQNLREISRAVRSPLFFGHVRAAGGPPIQQSNCHPFRYENWLFMHNGFLSEFDRVKRDLTFAIDPSLYPHVRGTTDSEVLFHLALTFGLREDPVPAMERAVRLVESVGREHGVTYPMQGTMAVSDGQTLWAFRYSSQGKSRSLFHSVDIPTLREMYPDIERFRIFDDNAHVVVSEPLNDLPGSFVEVPESTVHILDAGGYHHRPFLAAA is encoded by the coding sequence ATGTGTCGCTGGCTCGCGTATCGAGGCGAACCCCTCCAGCCGTCCCTGCTGATCCTGGACGCGCAGCATTCGCTGGTCGCCCAGTCGCTGAACTCGCCACTGGGTGCCGAGACCGTCAACGGCGATGGATTCGGGCTCGGCTGGTATCCCGCCGATGCAGAGGCCGGCGGCATCCCCGCCGTTTTCCGCAGTATCGAGCCGGCCTGGTACGACCAGAACCTGCGCGAGATCAGCCGGGCGGTGCGCAGCCCGCTGTTCTTCGGTCATGTGCGCGCGGCCGGCGGGCCGCCTATTCAGCAGAGCAACTGCCATCCGTTCCGCTATGAGAACTGGCTGTTCATGCACAACGGATTCCTGTCGGAGTTCGACAGGGTCAAGCGCGACCTGACGTTCGCGATCGACCCGTCGCTGTACCCGCACGTTCGCGGCACGACTGACTCCGAGGTGCTGTTCCACCTCGCTTTGACCTTCGGGCTGCGCGAGGACCCGGTGCCGGCGATGGAGCGGGCCGTCCGCCTGGTCGAGTCGGTCGGCCGGGAACACGGCGTGACGTACCCCATGCAGGGGACCATGGCCGTCTCAGACGGCCAGACGCTGTGGGCATTCCGCTACTCGTCGCAGGGTAAGTCGCGCTCGCTGTTCCATTCGGTCGACATCCCCACCCTGCGGGAGATGTATCCGGACATCGAGCGATTCCGGATCTTCGACGACAACGCGCACGTCGTGGTGTCGGAGCCGCTGAACGACCTGCCCGGGTCGTTCGTCGAGGTGCCCGAGTCGACCGTGCACATCCTGGATGCCGGTGGCTACCACCATCGGCCGTTCCTCGCTGCGGCGTGA
- the rpmG gene encoding 50S ribosomal protein L33, with product MAKKAQDVRPIIKLRSTAGTGYTYVTRKNRRNNPDRIVLKKYDPVIRKHVEFREER from the coding sequence ATGGCCAAGAAGGCTCAGGACGTACGTCCGATCATCAAGCTGCGTTCGACTGCGGGCACGGGGTACACCTACGTGACGCGCAAGAACCGCCGCAACAACCCCGACCGCATCGTGCTGAAGAAGTACGACCCGGTCATCCGCAAGCACGTCGAATTCCGAGAGGAGCGTTGA
- the rpmB gene encoding 50S ribosomal protein L28 has translation MAAVCQVTGAVPGFGHSISHSHRRTKRRFDPNVQKKTYFVPSLGRNIRLNVSAKGIKVIDARGIESVVRDMQARGVKL, from the coding sequence ATGGCAGCAGTGTGCCAGGTGACCGGAGCGGTTCCCGGCTTCGGTCACAGCATCTCGCACTCGCACCGCCGGACGAAGCGCCGCTTCGACCCGAACGTGCAGAAGAAGACTTATTTCGTGCCGTCGCTGGGCCGTAACATCCGGCTCAACGTGTCGGCCAAGGGCATCAAGGTCATCGACGCCCGCGGCATCGAGTCCGTCGTCCGTGACATGCAGGCGAGGGGTGTGAAGCTCTAA
- a CDS encoding EamA family transporter, with the protein MVTSRAGTTPAIVLVVVGLACQEVGASLAVLLFPQVGPLGMVMLRLVFSAALLLLIARPRLGGHTREGWLAVLGFGVVLAVMNGLFYLALERLPLGVTVTIEVLGPLVLSIVASRRLSAWLWALLALLGVIALGGGGWDRLDPIGVLFALGAAASWAFYILASVRVGREFPKLDGLALAMTAGALIALPFGIASAGAALLRPDLLALGAAVAILSSTIPYAFELVALRRLPAAAFAILMSLAPATASLAGWLLLGQELVWLEIFGIALVITASVGAVRSASKAAREAAAARDAAAPRPDQQPTLGFRQEPEEPFAEPLA; encoded by the coding sequence GTGGTGACGTCCCGGGCCGGAACGACGCCCGCGATCGTCCTGGTGGTCGTCGGTCTGGCCTGCCAGGAAGTGGGGGCCTCCCTCGCCGTGCTGCTGTTTCCGCAGGTCGGACCACTGGGCATGGTCATGCTCCGCCTGGTCTTCTCGGCGGCGCTGCTCCTCCTGATCGCCCGACCGCGGCTGGGCGGGCATACGCGCGAGGGTTGGCTCGCCGTCCTGGGTTTCGGCGTGGTGCTGGCCGTCATGAACGGCCTGTTCTACCTCGCGCTCGAACGTCTGCCCCTCGGCGTCACCGTGACGATCGAAGTGCTGGGACCGCTGGTCCTGTCCATCGTCGCCAGCAGGCGGCTGTCGGCCTGGCTGTGGGCTCTGCTCGCGCTGCTCGGAGTCATCGCGCTCGGCGGCGGCGGGTGGGACCGCCTCGATCCGATCGGGGTTCTGTTCGCCCTCGGCGCGGCGGCGAGCTGGGCGTTCTACATCCTGGCCTCGGTGCGCGTCGGACGCGAGTTCCCGAAGCTCGACGGGCTGGCGCTGGCGATGACCGCCGGAGCGCTCATCGCACTGCCCTTCGGCATCGCGTCGGCGGGGGCTGCGCTCCTGCGCCCGGACCTGCTCGCACTCGGTGCGGCCGTCGCGATCCTCTCGTCCACCATCCCGTACGCCTTCGAGCTGGTCGCGCTGCGCAGGCTGCCGGCCGCGGCATTCGCGATCCTGATGAGCCTCGCACCGGCCACCGCGTCCCTCGCCGGCTGGCTGCTGCTCGGGCAGGAACTGGTCTGGCTCGAGATCTTCGGCATCGCGCTGGTCATCACGGCCAGCGTCGGCGCCGTGCGGTCGGCGAGCAAGGCGGCCAGAGAAGCGGCGGCGGCCCGGGATGCTGCGGCCCCTCGACCCGATCAGCAGCCGACCCTGGGTTTCCGTCAAGAACCCGAGGAGCCGTTCGCCGAGCCACTGGCCTGA
- a CDS encoding DNA-3-methyladenine glycosylase: protein MTDPIRPAPGSLLPVTRSALEGLPVEVAPRLLGGVLTTIVDGDTVAVRLTEVEAYHGAGTGAIADPGSHARMGRTRRNATMWGEPGHLYVYLSHGIHSCVNVVCGPPGVAGGVLLRAGEVLQGRDAATRRRLERRGVVRSDRELASGPGRFGDAVGLRHPVHDGIDAVTGVERAGAVARLELRTEPLHDVVAGPRVGVAGVAGTDVFPWRFWIAGDPTVSAFRWGRGARDS from the coding sequence ATGACCGATCCGATCCGCCCGGCGCCCGGGTCCCTGCTCCCCGTGACGCGCAGCGCGCTCGAGGGACTGCCCGTCGAGGTCGCACCACGCCTGCTGGGCGGAGTGCTGACGACCATCGTCGACGGCGATACGGTGGCGGTCCGCCTGACCGAGGTCGAGGCCTACCATGGCGCCGGCACCGGCGCCATCGCCGACCCCGGCTCGCACGCGCGCATGGGACGCACCCGCCGGAACGCCACCATGTGGGGCGAGCCCGGTCACCTCTACGTGTACTTGAGCCACGGCATCCATTCGTGTGTGAACGTCGTGTGCGGGCCCCCGGGCGTCGCCGGTGGAGTCCTGCTGCGGGCGGGCGAAGTGCTGCAAGGGCGGGATGCCGCAACCCGGCGTCGCCTCGAACGACGGGGGGTCGTGCGCTCAGACCGCGAGCTGGCCAGCGGACCCGGGCGATTCGGTGATGCGGTGGGGTTGCGCCATCCGGTGCACGACGGGATCGATGCGGTCACCGGCGTCGAACGGGCGGGCGCCGTGGCCCGTCTCGAGCTGCGCACAGAACCGCTCCACGACGTCGTCGCCGGCCCGCGGGTGGGGGTGGCCGGCGTCGCCGGGACGGACGTCTTTCCCTGGCGCTTCTGGATCGCCGGGGACCCGACCGTGTCCGCGTTTCGCTGGGGGCGCGGCGCGCGAGACTCCTGA
- a CDS encoding cytochrome c oxidase assembly protein, whose protein sequence is MPTTAPSGVTAPRGDASRALRVAGPVILIVVAVAALVWGLIIGGGAAPFAIGDPGPIVRWGLPTATLAVNLSAAGMVGALVTALFALKAGEREFDAALDLASIAAAVFTVAAASTGFLTFVNTFNPAFGLGPEFGAQLGRFLVETEAGRTWLITAIAGAAITVLTFAVRSWTPTVLVAILAIAALVPMGTQGHSGEEANHGAAVMALVLHIIAAAVWLGGLLLMVVIRPLTNRDTLADALARYSTFALAAFVVVAISGTVRAVIGVGAWENLASPYGVILLAKVSALLVLGVLGAWYRRQLIGRMREDAAARRFWGLIALELAFMGLASGAAVALARTAPPTTSNLPSVRTPAEILTGAPLPPELSLDRWVTSWNLDLLWAFAAGFGIFLYLAGALRLRRRGDGWPIYRTVLWVAGLLLLFWVTCGPINAYGEYLFSVHMVGHMLLTMAIPVLLVAGAPVTLAARAIRKRTDGTRGGREWILWAVHTPLARILTHPFVAAGLFVGSLWVFYFTDLFRWSLYDHLGHEWMTAHFLITGYVFVLSLIGIDPVAYRLPYAGRLVTLIAVMAIHAFFGIAIMMQSGLMIAEWFGAMGRTWGATPLEDQYIGGGVAWSIGELPTLILAITVAIQWSRSDERAQRSADRHADRTGDAELEAYNAQLAALAERDARG, encoded by the coding sequence ATCCCCACCACCGCTCCATCCGGCGTCACCGCGCCGCGCGGAGACGCGTCCCGCGCACTGCGGGTCGCCGGCCCGGTCATCCTCATCGTGGTCGCGGTCGCCGCGCTCGTCTGGGGCCTGATCATCGGCGGCGGTGCGGCCCCGTTCGCGATCGGCGACCCGGGTCCGATCGTGCGGTGGGGTCTGCCGACCGCGACGCTGGCGGTCAATCTGTCTGCCGCGGGCATGGTCGGCGCCCTGGTGACGGCGCTGTTCGCCCTGAAGGCGGGCGAGCGGGAGTTCGACGCGGCGTTGGATCTGGCATCCATCGCGGCGGCCGTCTTCACCGTGGCAGCGGCATCCACCGGGTTCTTGACGTTCGTCAACACGTTCAACCCGGCCTTCGGGCTGGGCCCCGAGTTCGGAGCGCAGCTGGGCCGGTTCCTGGTGGAGACCGAAGCTGGACGCACGTGGCTGATCACTGCGATCGCCGGCGCCGCGATCACGGTGCTGACCTTCGCGGTCCGGTCCTGGACCCCGACCGTGCTCGTGGCGATCCTCGCCATCGCCGCACTCGTGCCGATGGGCACGCAGGGCCACTCCGGCGAGGAGGCGAACCACGGTGCCGCCGTCATGGCGCTCGTGCTGCACATCATCGCCGCGGCGGTGTGGCTCGGGGGGCTGCTGCTCATGGTGGTGATCCGGCCGCTGACCAACCGGGACACCCTGGCCGACGCGTTGGCCCGCTACTCCACCTTCGCGCTGGCGGCGTTCGTCGTGGTCGCGATCTCGGGCACTGTGCGTGCGGTCATCGGCGTCGGAGCGTGGGAGAACCTCGCTTCGCCGTACGGCGTGATCCTGCTGGCGAAGGTCAGCGCACTGCTCGTTCTCGGCGTTCTCGGGGCCTGGTACCGCAGACAGCTCATCGGCAGGATGCGCGAGGATGCCGCGGCCCGCCGATTCTGGGGGCTCATTGCCCTGGAACTGGCGTTCATGGGGCTGGCCAGTGGCGCCGCGGTGGCTCTGGCCCGAACGGCGCCGCCCACGACGTCGAACCTCCCGTCGGTGCGGACACCCGCTGAGATCCTCACCGGCGCGCCGTTGCCGCCCGAACTGTCACTGGACCGCTGGGTCACGTCCTGGAACCTGGACCTGCTGTGGGCGTTCGCGGCCGGATTCGGCATCTTCCTGTATCTCGCCGGCGCGCTGCGCCTCCGTCGCCGCGGCGACGGCTGGCCGATCTACCGCACCGTGCTGTGGGTGGCCGGCCTGCTGCTGCTGTTCTGGGTCACCTGCGGCCCGATCAACGCCTACGGCGAGTACCTCTTCAGCGTGCACATGGTGGGTCACATGCTGCTGACCATGGCGATCCCCGTGCTCCTGGTCGCCGGCGCCCCGGTGACCCTCGCCGCCCGCGCCATCCGCAAGCGCACCGACGGCACGCGCGGGGGGCGCGAGTGGATCCTGTGGGCCGTGCACACACCACTCGCGCGGATACTCACCCACCCCTTCGTCGCGGCCGGCCTGTTCGTCGGCTCGCTCTGGGTCTTCTACTTCACCGACCTGTTCCGCTGGTCGCTGTACGACCATCTCGGGCACGAGTGGATGACCGCGCACTTCCTGATCACCGGCTACGTGTTCGTCCTCTCGCTGATCGGCATCGATCCCGTCGCCTACCGGCTGCCGTACGCGGGCCGGCTGGTGACCCTCATCGCCGTCATGGCGATCCACGCGTTCTTCGGGATCGCCATCATGATGCAGTCGGGCCTGATGATCGCGGAGTGGTTCGGCGCGATGGGCCGCACCTGGGGCGCGACACCGCTCGAGGACCAGTACATCGGCGGTGGCGTCGCCTGGTCGATCGGCGAGCTGCCCACGCTGATCCTGGCGATCACGGTGGCCATCCAGTGGAGTCGCAGCGATGAGCGTGCGCAGCGCAGCGCGGACCGCCATGCCGACCGCACCGGCGACGCCGAGCTCGAGGCCTACAACGCCCAGCTCGCCGCGCTCGCCGAGCGGGACGCACGCGGCTGA
- the rpsN gene encoding 30S ribosomal protein S14, translated as MAKKSKIARNEQRKVVVERYAAKRAELKKALVDPTSTDEQREAARVGLQKLPRNASPVRVRSRDVIDGRPRGVLTKFGISRVRFRDMAHRGELPGVTKSSW; from the coding sequence ATGGCTAAGAAGAGCAAGATCGCGCGCAACGAGCAGCGCAAGGTCGTCGTCGAACGATACGCCGCCAAGCGCGCCGAACTGAAGAAGGCCCTGGTCGACCCGACCTCGACCGACGAGCAGCGCGAGGCCGCCCGCGTGGGCCTGCAGAAGCTTCCCCGCAACGCTTCGCCGGTGCGCGTGCGCAGCCGCGACGTCATCGACGGCCGCCCCCGCGGTGTCCTCACGAAGTTCGGCATCTCGCGTGTCCGCTTCCGTGACATGGCGCACCGTGGCGAGCTGCCCGGCGTGACCAAGTCGTCCTGGTAA
- a CDS encoding serine hydrolase domain-containing protein, with protein sequence MATACAPDAHVEIDVPSQVAAALPDETVQQLQDAVTHAMTAAGASGAIVGVWAPWSGELVTGLGVESPAGTEPVTADMEFRVAQLTRPMICDVLYAVADEGAVRLDDPVADWVSGFPDLTDITLDQLCDSTSGIGSYSSQLAGMFLSNPARVWNPRELASYGIGQPRGGEPGSAYRDSDAGYVILGVALERATGRSAAQLLAEYVFDPLDLTQTRLPGGAAAPPSAEAVLTGHHSMRDAAGVMNCAEPLEITSLSASSGFTDSGVVSNIADVGRYVQGLASGALLPPGADRFEQPLAVYADAPSWYTTRGGAMQAGSLVGQSGSVPGYAMAAFSDPNSGLTVAVVLNNSAVGGGFTQYLAWELAAIASKAPAAAGATAPDAGLPWTAQQYHDLIAASAICSAPPA encoded by the coding sequence GTGGCCACTGCGTGCGCTCCCGACGCGCATGTCGAGATCGACGTGCCTTCGCAGGTCGCCGCGGCACTCCCGGACGAGACGGTCCAGCAGCTGCAGGATGCCGTGACCCACGCGATGACCGCCGCCGGGGCGTCCGGTGCGATCGTCGGCGTCTGGGCGCCGTGGAGCGGTGAGCTCGTCACCGGGCTGGGAGTCGAGTCGCCGGCCGGCACCGAGCCGGTCACCGCCGACATGGAGTTCCGCGTGGCACAGCTCACACGCCCGATGATCTGCGACGTGCTCTACGCTGTCGCCGACGAGGGCGCCGTGCGACTGGATGACCCGGTGGCAGACTGGGTCTCCGGCTTTCCCGATCTCACGGACATCACCCTCGATCAGCTCTGCGACAGCACGTCCGGCATCGGGTCGTACAGCTCGCAGCTCGCCGGGATGTTCCTGTCGAACCCGGCACGTGTGTGGAATCCCCGCGAGCTTGCCAGCTATGGCATCGGACAGCCGCGCGGGGGTGAACCCGGCTCCGCATACCGCGACTCCGACGCCGGGTACGTGATCCTCGGCGTCGCCCTCGAACGAGCCACCGGTCGGAGCGCCGCACAGCTGCTCGCCGAGTACGTCTTCGATCCGCTGGATCTGACGCAGACGCGCTTGCCCGGCGGTGCTGCCGCGCCCCCGTCCGCGGAGGCCGTGCTGACCGGTCATCACTCGATGCGCGACGCGGCGGGCGTGATGAACTGCGCCGAGCCGCTCGAGATCACCTCGCTCTCGGCGAGCAGCGGCTTCACCGACTCGGGTGTGGTCTCCAACATCGCCGACGTCGGCCGCTACGTGCAGGGCCTTGCCTCCGGAGCGCTTCTGCCGCCGGGCGCGGACCGCTTCGAGCAGCCCCTCGCCGTCTACGCCGACGCCCCGTCCTGGTACACGACCCGCGGCGGCGCCATGCAGGCGGGTTCTCTCGTCGGGCAGTCCGGCTCGGTCCCCGGCTACGCCATGGCAGCGTTCTCCGACCCGAATTCGGGTCTGACGGTCGCGGTCGTCCTGAACAACTCGGCCGTCGGCGGTGGGTTCACGCAGTACCTGGCGTGGGAGCTCGCCGCGATCGCCTCGAAGGCTCCCGCCGCGGCAGGGGCCACTGCCCCCGACGCCGGGTTGCCGTGGACTGCGCAGCAGTACCACGACCTGATCGCGGCATCCGCGATCTGCTCCGCACCTCCTGCGTGA
- a CDS encoding DUF2470 domain-containing protein: MTHRFDDAALAGVLSHMNGDHDDDNLLIARAYSPATDVVSATMIGFDGDAGQWRARLATGEETIVRVPWPGGPITERRDVRREIVALYDESCRRLGVEPRPHA; encoded by the coding sequence ATGACCCATCGATTCGACGACGCTGCTCTGGCGGGTGTCCTCTCCCACATGAACGGCGATCACGACGACGACAATCTTCTCATCGCTCGGGCCTACTCCCCCGCCACGGACGTGGTCAGCGCGACGATGATCGGCTTCGACGGGGACGCCGGTCAGTGGCGGGCCCGTCTGGCCACCGGCGAGGAGACGATCGTCCGCGTTCCCTGGCCGGGCGGGCCGATCACCGAACGGCGCGACGTGCGGCGCGAGATCGTCGCACTGTACGACGAATCGTGCCGGAGGCTGGGAGTCGAGCCCCGACCGCACGCCTGA
- a CDS encoding TetR/AcrR family transcriptional regulator, with translation MKRSRTEKTADNRRRMLDAALDSFVQSGYHGATMAAIAKRAAVAEPTMYFTFHSKAELLQEVLAHVSATADEPAMIERRPWFLAILDEPDARRMVALVVEHGTNVLQSLAPLEPTMRQAAAIDPAAAGVFADIDHRRREAFTRIVTAAGLRAPLALPIPRAVDIIDVVQSAPTFNAYRARGWQLVEFKAWSFHVLTECLLPLPTRAATRAADAAATVGVTFSDLVERDGQAAAT, from the coding sequence ATGAAGCGTTCACGGACCGAGAAGACCGCCGACAACAGACGACGGATGCTGGATGCCGCGTTGGACTCGTTCGTGCAGTCGGGCTACCACGGCGCAACCATGGCGGCCATAGCAAAGCGCGCGGCTGTCGCGGAGCCCACGATGTACTTCACCTTCCACAGCAAGGCGGAGCTCCTGCAGGAAGTGCTCGCGCACGTCAGCGCCACGGCAGACGAACCGGCGATGATCGAGCGTCGGCCGTGGTTCCTGGCGATTCTCGACGAGCCCGATGCCCGTCGCATGGTCGCTCTGGTCGTCGAACACGGCACGAATGTCCTCCAGAGCCTCGCCCCGTTGGAGCCGACGATGCGGCAGGCGGCCGCGATCGACCCGGCCGCCGCGGGCGTCTTCGCCGACATCGACCACCGGCGCCGGGAGGCTTTCACGCGTATCGTCACGGCCGCCGGTCTGCGCGCGCCGCTAGCGCTTCCCATCCCTCGCGCCGTCGACATCATCGATGTCGTACAGAGCGCTCCGACGTTCAACGCATACCGGGCCCGCGGCTGGCAGCTCGTGGAATTCAAAGCATGGAGCTTTCACGTGCTCACCGAATGCCTGCTGCCTCTGCCGACTCGAGCCGCGACGAGAGCCGCTGATGCGGCCGCCACCGTCGGGGTCACCTTCAGTGACCTCGTCGAACGCGACGGACAGGCCGCCGCTACCTGA
- a CDS encoding DEAD/DEAH box helicase codes for MITPPLSPEQEALYRLIEDTREHVFVTGRAGTGKSTLLQHLAWNTSKQIAVCAPTGVAALNVEGQTIHSLFRLPIGLIAGNQIDQTDTTRKILNAIDTLVIDEISMVNADLMDGIDRSLRQARGRRAEPFGGVQVVMFGDPYQLAPVPPRGDEAHYIRDHYRSFWFFDAKVWVGSVAGDGIMDIGQYGADLHIRELIDIHRQADPAFKAMLNAVRHGRVTADIAQVLNDTGARTPPDPADGEHPIITLATRNDIVNNINRRHLAELVGREQTASAQISGDFGRGDASYPADADLKLKVGAQVMFLRNDTGSYGEPPRWVNGTIGTVTRIAGGTVRVEVEGKEFDVEPAVWERFRYAYDPGSKSLTREIVAEFTQFPLRLAWAVTIHKSQGKTYERAVVDLGSGAFAPGQTYVALSRLTSLEGLYLSRPLRPSDIRVDPDVQRFMSSRDGSMRA; via the coding sequence GTGATCACACCTCCGCTCTCGCCCGAGCAGGAGGCCCTCTACCGCCTCATCGAGGACACGCGGGAGCATGTCTTCGTGACCGGGCGCGCCGGCACCGGCAAGTCGACCCTGCTGCAGCACCTGGCGTGGAACACGTCCAAGCAGATCGCCGTGTGTGCGCCGACCGGGGTTGCGGCGCTCAACGTGGAGGGTCAGACCATCCACTCGCTGTTCCGCCTGCCGATCGGACTGATCGCGGGCAACCAGATCGACCAGACCGACACGACCCGCAAGATCCTCAACGCGATCGACACGCTCGTGATCGACGAGATCTCGATGGTCAACGCCGACCTCATGGACGGGATCGACAGGTCCCTGCGCCAGGCGCGCGGTCGCCGGGCCGAGCCGTTCGGCGGCGTGCAGGTGGTGATGTTCGGCGATCCCTATCAGCTGGCCCCGGTGCCCCCGCGCGGGGACGAGGCGCACTACATCCGCGACCACTACCGGTCGTTCTGGTTCTTCGACGCGAAGGTCTGGGTCGGCAGCGTCGCCGGCGACGGGATCATGGACATCGGGCAGTATGGCGCCGACCTGCACATCCGTGAGTTGATCGACATCCATCGCCAAGCGGATCCCGCGTTCAAGGCCATGCTCAACGCGGTTCGGCACGGCCGCGTGACCGCCGACATCGCTCAGGTGCTCAACGACACGGGAGCCCGCACCCCGCCCGATCCCGCCGACGGCGAGCATCCGATCATCACGCTGGCCACGCGCAACGACATCGTCAACAACATCAACCGCCGGCACCTGGCCGAGCTCGTCGGCCGGGAGCAGACCGCCAGCGCCCAGATCAGCGGAGACTTCGGGCGCGGGGATGCCTCGTATCCGGCCGATGCGGACCTGAAACTGAAGGTCGGCGCCCAGGTGATGTTCCTGCGCAACGACACCGGCTCGTACGGCGAGCCGCCGCGCTGGGTCAACGGCACGATCGGCACGGTGACCCGGATCGCCGGTGGCACGGTGCGGGTCGAGGTCGAAGGAAAGGAATTCGACGTCGAGCCGGCCGTGTGGGAGAGGTTCCGCTACGCGTACGACCCGGGCTCGAAGTCCCTCACCCGCGAGATCGTCGCCGAGTTCACGCAGTTCCCGCTGCGACTGGCGTGGGCGGTCACGATCCACAAGTCGCAGGGCAAGACCTATGAGCGGGCGGTCGTCGACCTCGGATCGGGCGCCTTCGCGCCGGGCCAGACCTACGTGGCTCTCAGCCGGCTGACCTCGCTCGAGGGACTGTACCTGTCGCGGCCGCTGCGGCCGAGCGACATCCGCGTGGATCCCGACGTGCAGCGGTTCATGTCGAGCCGGGACGGGTCGATGCGCGCATAG
- a CDS encoding biliverdin-producing heme oxygenase — protein sequence MSDLIPFSTALRERSGAAHSSSEGAGFMSDLMKGDGTREDYIALVVQHWYMYDALERAAERMRRDPVASVFISDKLTRLPALEADLEFLIGPDWREQISPLPTTRRYVERIDLVGRTWAGGFVAHHYTRYLGDLSGGQFIGRLMARRFGFETNGIGFYVFDDIADPSAFKDVYRRQLDAAPWDAAEQARVIDEVLLAYRMNTEVFEDLATAKAQSQVA from the coding sequence ATGAGCGATCTGATCCCGTTTTCCACCGCGCTGCGCGAGCGTTCGGGTGCCGCCCACTCCAGCAGCGAGGGGGCCGGATTCATGTCCGACCTCATGAAGGGCGACGGCACCCGCGAGGACTACATCGCGCTCGTCGTCCAGCACTGGTACATGTACGACGCCCTGGAGCGCGCCGCCGAGCGCATGCGGCGCGATCCGGTGGCATCCGTGTTCATCAGCGACAAACTGACGCGGCTGCCCGCGCTGGAGGCAGACCTCGAGTTCCTCATCGGCCCTGACTGGCGCGAGCAGATCTCACCGCTGCCCACGACACGTCGCTACGTCGAGCGCATCGACCTCGTGGGCAGGACGTGGGCGGGGGGATTCGTCGCGCACCACTACACGCGCTACCTGGGCGACCTGTCGGGCGGTCAGTTCATCGGCCGGCTGATGGCCCGCCGATTCGGCTTCGAGACGAACGGCATCGGCTTCTACGTCTTCGACGACATCGCCGACCCCAGCGCGTTCAAGGACGTCTACCGCCGACAGTTGGATGCCGCACCGTGGGATGCCGCCGAGCAGGCACGCGTCATCGATGAAGTGCTGCTCGCCTACCGGATGAACACCGAGGTCTTCGAAGACCTCGCGACCGCGAAGGCGCAGTCGCAGGTCGCCTGA
- a CDS encoding HU family DNA-binding protein, which yields MADKSITKTELVASIASATGQSQSAVSGVLDSLFSTVSEAVAKGSKVSIPGWLSFERVETSARTGRNPQTGAEIKIPAGQRVKVTAGSKLKAAVK from the coding sequence ATGGCTGACAAGTCCATCACTAAGACCGAACTCGTTGCGAGCATTGCCAGCGCGACGGGGCAGAGCCAGTCCGCCGTGTCGGGCGTGCTCGACTCCCTCTTCTCCACCGTCTCCGAGGCGGTCGCCAAGGGCAGCAAGGTGTCGATCCCCGGCTGGCTCTCGTTCGAGCGGGTCGAGACGTCGGCGCGCACGGGCCGCAACCCGCAGACCGGTGCAGAGATCAAGATCCCTGCCGGCCAGCGGGTCAAGGTCACGGCGGGCTCGAAGCTGAAGGCCGCCGTCAAGTAG